The Streptomyces pactum genome contains a region encoding:
- a CDS encoding cold-shock protein translates to MPTGKVKWFNSEKGFGFLSRDDGGDVFVHSSVLPAGVEALKPGQRVEFGVVAGQRGDQALSLTLLDPAPSVAAAQRKKPDELASIVQDLTTLLENITPMLERGRYPEKTAGKKIAGLLRAVADQLDV, encoded by the coding sequence GTGCCTACCGGCAAGGTCAAGTGGTTCAACAGTGAGAAGGGCTTCGGCTTTCTCTCCCGCGACGACGGCGGCGACGTCTTCGTCCATTCCTCGGTCCTCCCCGCCGGAGTCGAGGCACTGAAGCCGGGCCAGCGCGTGGAGTTCGGCGTCGTCGCCGGGCAGCGCGGCGACCAGGCACTGTCCCTCACCCTGCTGGACCCGGCCCCCTCGGTCGCGGCCGCGCAGCGCAAGAAACCCGACGAGCTGGCCTCCATCGTCCAGGACCTGACCACCCTCCTGGAGAACATCACCCCGATGCTGGAGCGCGGCCGTTACCCCGAGAAGACGGCCGGCAAGAAGATCGCCGGCCTGCTGCGCGCGGTGGCCGACCAACTGGACGTCTGA
- a CDS encoding 1,4-dihydroxy-6-naphthoate synthase yields the protein MTAEPLQIAYSPCPNDTFVFDALAHGRVPGAPAVDVTFADIDITNGMAERGEFDVLKVSYAVLPYVLGAYALLPCGGALGRGCGPLVLTREADAGGTSHAFGSGGLRGRTVAVPSETSTAYLLFRLWAAATVPGGVGEIVVMPFHEIMPAVRDGKADAGLVIHEARFTYRNYGLHKLADMGEHWERTTGLPIPLGAIIAKRSLGEETLTRLADSVVASVRAAWDDPQVSRPYVMEHAQEMDPAVADQHIGLYVNEFTAGLGEDGYAAVRGLLTRAAAEGLVPALGPDALAFP from the coding sequence ATGACCGCTGAGCCCTTGCAGATCGCGTACTCCCCCTGCCCGAACGACACCTTCGTCTTCGACGCCCTCGCCCACGGCCGCGTCCCGGGCGCGCCCGCCGTCGACGTGACGTTCGCGGACATCGACATCACCAACGGCATGGCCGAGCGCGGCGAGTTCGACGTGCTGAAGGTGTCGTACGCCGTGCTGCCGTACGTCCTGGGCGCATACGCCCTGCTGCCCTGCGGGGGCGCGCTGGGCCGGGGCTGCGGGCCGCTGGTGCTGACCCGGGAGGCGGACGCCGGGGGCACCTCCCACGCTTTCGGCAGTGGGGGACTGCGGGGCCGTACGGTCGCGGTGCCGAGCGAGACGTCGACGGCGTACCTGCTGTTCAGGCTGTGGGCGGCGGCCACGGTGCCCGGCGGGGTCGGCGAGATCGTCGTCATGCCGTTCCACGAGATCATGCCGGCCGTGCGGGACGGGAAGGCCGACGCGGGTCTGGTGATCCACGAGGCGCGCTTCACCTACCGGAACTACGGCCTGCACAAGCTCGCCGACATGGGCGAGCACTGGGAGCGGACCACCGGGCTGCCGATCCCGCTCGGCGCGATCATCGCCAAGCGGTCGCTGGGCGAGGAGACGCTGACCCGCCTCGCCGACTCGGTCGTCGCGTCCGTACGCGCGGCCTGGGACGACCCGCAGGTGTCCCGGCCGTACGTCATGGAGCACGCCCAGGAGATGGACCCGGCCGTCGCCGACCAGCACATCGGGCTGTACGTCAACGAGTTCACCGCCGGCCTCGGCGAGGACGGCTACGCGGCGGTCCGGGGCCTGCTCACCCGCGCGGCGGCCGAGGGACTGGTACCGGCCCTCGGCCCGGACGCGCTGGCGTTTCCGTAA
- a CDS encoding futalosine hydrolase: MRVLVATAAPVERDAVARAFPGPGAQVPRPGVALHRLPGGWDLLAAGVGPALAAASTAAALTAAALDSAPYGLVVSTGIGGGFAPGAPVGSLVVADEITAADLGAETADGFLPVTELGFGTVTHHPPAGLVAAVATATGARPGTVLTGSTVTGTAERAALLRTRHPRALAEAMEGFGVAEAAAAHGVPVLELRAVSNPVGPRDRAAWRVGDALGALTDAFGKLAPVLRSWNPHDR; encoded by the coding sequence GTGCGCGTCCTCGTGGCCACCGCGGCCCCCGTCGAACGGGACGCGGTGGCTCGGGCGTTCCCGGGCCCGGGTGCGCAGGTGCCTCGCCCCGGGGTCGCCCTCCACCGGCTCCCGGGCGGCTGGGACCTGCTGGCGGCCGGTGTCGGCCCCGCACTCGCCGCCGCCTCCACCGCCGCCGCCCTGACCGCCGCGGCCCTCGACTCCGCGCCCTACGGCCTGGTCGTCTCGACCGGCATCGGCGGCGGCTTCGCGCCCGGGGCGCCCGTCGGCTCGCTCGTCGTCGCCGACGAGATCACCGCGGCCGACCTGGGGGCCGAGACCGCCGACGGTTTCCTGCCGGTCACCGAACTCGGCTTCGGGACCGTCACCCATCATCCGCCGGCCGGCCTCGTCGCCGCCGTGGCCACCGCGACCGGGGCCCGCCCCGGCACCGTCCTGACCGGGTCCACCGTCACCGGCACCGCCGAACGCGCCGCGCTGCTGCGCACCCGCCACCCGCGCGCGCTGGCCGAGGCCATGGAGGGCTTCGGCGTCGCCGAGGCCGCCGCCGCGCACGGGGTACCCGTGCTGGAGCTGCGCGCGGTCTCCAACCCGGTCGGCCCGCGCGACCGCGCCGCCTGGCGGGTCGGCGACGCGCTCGGAGCGCTGACGGACGCCTTCGGGAAGCTCGCACCCGTCCTCAGGAGTTGGAACCCACATGACCGCTGA
- a CDS encoding DUF2771 domain-containing protein gives MTTLPRGAAADQHGAVRRRRAVAAAGAVSAGLLLLSACDQPTPMATVTVGSDSVSSDATCGGEGETLETAEIQKCLQKDDVESITVNPDDTVRFGVDPEVADERWTILMNGQQLTDDTDNTYRTVPGSVFFNAQYGAQGDSTLVTIKAGDGKDDSEEATGLWSFKLKKDD, from the coding sequence ATGACCACGTTGCCCCGCGGCGCAGCCGCTGATCAACACGGCGCTGTGCGTCGCCGCCGCGCCGTCGCCGCCGCCGGCGCCGTTTCCGCCGGATTGCTCCTGCTCTCCGCCTGCGACCAGCCGACGCCCATGGCCACGGTCACGGTCGGCAGTGACTCGGTCAGCTCCGATGCCACCTGTGGCGGCGAGGGCGAGACCCTGGAGACCGCCGAGATCCAGAAGTGCCTGCAGAAGGACGACGTCGAGTCCATCACGGTCAACCCCGACGACACGGTGCGCTTCGGCGTGGACCCGGAGGTCGCGGACGAGCGCTGGACGATCCTGATGAACGGTCAGCAGCTCACCGACGACACGGACAACACGTACCGGACGGTCCCGGGCAGCGTGTTCTTCAACGCCCAGTACGGCGCCCAGGGGGACTCGACGCTCGTCACCATCAAGGCCGGCGACGGCAAGGACGACAGCGAGGAGGCCACCGGTCTGTGGTCCTTCAAGCTGAAGAAGGACGACTGA
- a CDS encoding MFS transporter, whose translation MAAARTDFRGGSRRRGPGSRFRAVGRVLRLPVTKTARGIRRATHAHGAGESGLGKLIELHGVNGAGDVMITVALASTVFFSVPTDEARGRVALYLAITMAPFTLLAPVIGPLLDRLPHGRRAAMAAAMGARALLALVLSGAVIGGSIELYPAALGVLVASKAYGVVRSAVVPRLLPPRFSLVKANSRVTLCGLLATGAAAPIAVALQQVGPRWPLYGAFVIFVAGTVLSFTLPPKVDSARGEDRALLAADEHHLHGPLRKPGRRPGLRTVGPAVTHALTANAGIRCLSGFLIFFLAFLLRVHPLSGQSAAVSLGIVGVAAGTGNALGTAVGAWLRARAPEIIIVTVVAIVLGTAVTAAVFFSTVLVACLAAVAGFAQALAKLSLDALIQRDVPEQVRTSAFARSETLLQVSWVFGGAVGIVLPLNGTLGLSVAAAIIAAGWLTTVRGLVDSARRGGPARPGVA comes from the coding sequence GTGGCAGCCGCACGGACGGACTTCAGGGGCGGGAGCCGGAGGCGCGGCCCCGGCTCCCGGTTCCGCGCGGTCGGCCGGGTCCTGCGCCTGCCGGTGACCAAGACCGCGCGCGGCATCCGCCGGGCGACGCACGCGCACGGGGCGGGCGAGTCCGGCCTCGGCAAGCTGATCGAGCTGCACGGGGTGAACGGCGCCGGCGATGTCATGATCACCGTAGCCCTCGCCTCCACCGTCTTCTTCTCCGTCCCCACCGACGAGGCACGCGGCCGGGTCGCGCTCTACCTCGCCATCACCATGGCGCCGTTCACGCTCCTCGCGCCGGTGATCGGCCCGCTCCTGGACCGCCTGCCGCACGGCCGCCGCGCGGCGATGGCGGCCGCGATGGGCGCCCGGGCGCTGCTCGCGCTGGTGCTGTCCGGGGCGGTGATCGGCGGCAGCATCGAGCTGTATCCGGCCGCGCTCGGGGTGCTGGTCGCCTCGAAGGCGTACGGCGTGGTCAGAAGCGCGGTGGTGCCGCGGCTGCTGCCGCCCCGTTTCTCCCTGGTGAAGGCGAACTCGCGGGTCACGCTGTGCGGGCTGCTGGCCACCGGCGCCGCCGCGCCGATCGCGGTGGCACTCCAGCAGGTCGGGCCGCGCTGGCCGCTGTACGGCGCTTTCGTGATCTTCGTCGCGGGTACCGTCCTGTCGTTCACGCTGCCGCCGAAGGTGGACTCGGCGCGCGGCGAGGACCGGGCGCTGCTCGCGGCGGACGAGCACCATCTGCACGGGCCGCTGCGCAAGCCGGGCAGGCGCCCGGGGCTGCGCACGGTGGGCCCGGCGGTGACGCACGCGCTGACCGCCAACGCCGGCATCCGCTGCCTGTCCGGCTTCCTGATCTTCTTCCTGGCCTTCCTGCTGCGGGTGCATCCGCTGTCCGGGCAGAGCGCCGCCGTCTCGCTGGGGATCGTCGGCGTCGCGGCCGGTACGGGCAACGCGCTGGGCACGGCGGTCGGGGCCTGGCTGCGGGCGCGGGCACCGGAGATCATCATCGTGACGGTCGTCGCGATCGTGCTGGGCACGGCGGTCACGGCCGCGGTGTTCTTCAGCACCGTGCTGGTGGCGTGCCTGGCCGCGGTCGCCGGGTTCGCGCAGGCGCTGGCCAAGCTGTCCCTGGACGCGCTGATCCAGCGGGACGTGCCCGAGCAGGTCCGCACCTCGGCCTTCGCGCGCTCCGAGACGCTGCTCCAGGTCTCCTGGGTGTTCGGCGGGGCGGTGGGCATCGTGCTGCCGCTGAACGGGACGCTGGGCCTGTCGGTGGCCGCCGCGATCATCGCCGCCGGCTGGCTGACGACCGTACGGGGGCTGGTCGACTCGGCACGGCGCGGGGGACCGGCCCGGCCGGGGGTGGCGTGA
- a CDS encoding DUF3027 domain-containing protein, with protein sequence MSAATTRSRTPDRLCAEAVDLARAAAEEAAAPGVVGEREGLVSEGDRVVTHYFACKELGYRGWRWAVTVARASRAKIVTVDEAVLLPGPDALLAPEWVPWSERLRPGDMGPGDLLPTDAEDLRLEPGWTGEDEPPPNSAVSHEMADLVEAEDAEVTAGPAAELSTVPARGTISAVAEELGLRRTRVLSRYGLHVAADRWEEDFGPKTAMAQAAPASCVSCGFLARIGGSLGQAFGVCANEFSPADGRVVSLAYGCGGHSEAAVMPKPPRVAPPVIDETRVDPFPLRPASDSGSVPVTEDEASAELGHS encoded by the coding sequence GTGAGCGCAGCGACAACGCGAAGCCGCACCCCTGACCGTCTGTGCGCCGAGGCCGTCGACCTCGCCCGCGCGGCAGCCGAGGAGGCCGCCGCCCCCGGCGTCGTCGGCGAGCGCGAGGGGCTGGTGTCGGAGGGCGACCGGGTCGTCACGCACTACTTCGCCTGCAAGGAGCTGGGGTACCGCGGCTGGCGCTGGGCCGTGACCGTGGCCCGCGCCTCCCGCGCCAAGATCGTCACGGTGGACGAGGCGGTGCTGCTGCCCGGCCCGGACGCCCTCCTCGCCCCCGAGTGGGTGCCGTGGAGTGAGCGGCTGCGCCCCGGCGACATGGGCCCCGGCGACCTGCTGCCGACCGACGCGGAGGACCTCCGGCTGGAGCCCGGCTGGACGGGCGAGGACGAGCCGCCGCCGAACTCCGCCGTCTCCCACGAGATGGCCGACCTGGTGGAGGCGGAGGACGCCGAGGTCACGGCCGGGCCGGCCGCCGAGCTGTCCACCGTCCCGGCCCGCGGCACGATCTCGGCCGTCGCCGAGGAACTGGGCCTGCGCCGCACGCGGGTGCTCTCCAGGTACGGGCTGCATGTCGCCGCGGACCGCTGGGAGGAGGACTTCGGCCCGAAGACCGCGATGGCCCAGGCAGCCCCCGCGTCCTGCGTGAGCTGCGGCTTCCTGGCGCGTATCGGCGGCTCGCTGGGGCAGGCCTTCGGAGTGTGCGCCAACGAGTTCTCTCCGGCGGACGGCCGGGTGGTGTCGCTGGCCTACGGGTGCGGTGGGCACTCCGAGGCCGCGGTCATGCCGAAGCCGCCGCGGGTGGCTCCGCCGGTGATCGACGAGACGCGGGTGGACCCGTTCCCGCTGCGGCCGGCGTCGGACTCCGGTTCGGTCCCGGTGACCGAGGACGAGGCGTCGGCGGAGCTGGGGCATTCGTAG
- a CDS encoding sacsin N-terminal ATP-binding-like domain-containing protein, which yields MSMFVRPAAEGADPFGTARLRRGVLDAWATSPARFREDANAEEDLVLGGYRDRLVVELAQNAADAAARAGVPGRLRLTLRDGVLVAANTGAPLDAAGVESLSTLRASAKRDAGDSTVGRFGVGFAAVLAVTDEPAVVGRHGGVRWSLVEARGLAADTARHSPGLGDEVRRRDGHVPLLRLPFPAEGTAPDPYDTAVILPLRDTAAADLAERLLHAVDDALLLALPGLEEVVVEVADDARTLSRRAEGDLTVVEDSREGVTRWRTAAAHGPLTPGLLADRPVEERLRPHWSVTWAVPVDADGGPARPRTSPVVHAPTPSDEPLGVPALLIASFPLDSTRRHAARGPLTDFLTERAADAYAGLLADWRPVAAGLIDLVPGPLGKGELDGALRQAILERLPRTSFLPPAAGPREDDPDLPESLRPRDAEVVEGAGTETVRVLAEVLPTLLPAGLERRAELRTLGVARVPLADAIDRLAGLEKAPGWWRRLYDSLAGVDPDRLSGLPVPLADGRTTIGPRQVLLPSAEAASLDPEVLTRLGLKVAHPDAAHGLLEKLGALPATPRAVLTTPQVRAAVAASLADEGGTNWEEDALDADELADTVLGLVRDAGLDAGDEPWLGALALPDEDGELSPAGELVFPGGPFARVMREDELAAVDAELAERWGAEPLAACGVLVTFALVRATDVVLDPDELEPREGDFAEPDDAGLLDAVDVWSEDVLDRFPDSPVPPVATEIVAVRDLDLVDDDRWPEALALLSRPPLRDALVQPVRILLHDGTHEVVRPYTAWWLRGHPVLGGRRPAGLRAAGGDPLLRGLYDEADATGFEDEQVLRALGVRTSVAALLDEPGGAAELLDRLADPGRPVTAAQLHALYGALAELDPEQVTLPDEVRAVVDGRVAVVDAADAVVVDSPDLLPFTSGVPLLPVRPARAAELAELFQVRRLSESVTGGVDSEGTEHDVPEPVRVLLGARTPASYTEHEELVVDGVEIDWRLTDDGVLHAATLEGVAAGLAWAAGQWPRRFEVAALLEDESRTEEMARDRWFD from the coding sequence GTGAGCATGTTCGTGCGGCCTGCCGCCGAGGGCGCCGATCCGTTCGGTACGGCACGTCTGCGGCGCGGGGTGCTGGACGCCTGGGCGACGAGCCCGGCCCGCTTCCGTGAGGACGCCAACGCGGAGGAGGACCTCGTCCTCGGCGGCTACCGCGACCGGCTGGTCGTCGAGCTGGCGCAGAACGCCGCCGACGCCGCCGCACGGGCCGGTGTGCCCGGCCGGCTCCGTCTCACCCTGCGCGACGGTGTGCTGGTCGCCGCCAACACCGGCGCCCCGCTGGACGCGGCCGGCGTCGAGTCGCTGTCCACCCTGCGCGCCTCCGCCAAGCGGGACGCCGGGGACAGCACGGTCGGCCGGTTCGGGGTCGGCTTCGCCGCCGTCCTGGCCGTCACCGACGAGCCCGCCGTCGTCGGCCGGCACGGCGGGGTGCGCTGGTCCCTGGTCGAGGCCCGGGGCCTGGCCGCCGACACCGCGCGGCACAGTCCCGGCCTGGGGGACGAGGTCCGGCGCCGCGACGGACACGTCCCGCTGCTGCGGCTGCCGTTCCCGGCCGAGGGCACCGCCCCCGACCCGTACGACACGGCCGTCATCCTCCCGTTGCGCGACACGGCCGCCGCCGACCTCGCCGAACGGCTCCTGCACGCCGTGGACGACGCCCTGCTCCTCGCCCTGCCGGGCCTCGAGGAGGTCGTGGTGGAGGTGGCCGACGACGCGCGCACGCTGTCGCGCCGCGCCGAGGGCGACCTGACCGTCGTCGAGGACTCCCGGGAAGGTGTCACCCGCTGGCGCACCGCCGCCGCGCACGGCCCCCTCACCCCCGGCCTCCTCGCCGACCGGCCCGTGGAGGAGCGGCTGCGCCCCCACTGGTCGGTGACGTGGGCGGTGCCCGTGGACGCCGACGGCGGCCCCGCGCGGCCCCGCACCAGCCCCGTCGTCCACGCGCCCACGCCCAGTGACGAGCCCCTCGGCGTGCCCGCGCTGCTCATCGCCTCCTTCCCGCTGGACTCCACCCGCCGGCACGCCGCGCGCGGCCCGCTGACCGACTTCCTGACGGAACGCGCGGCGGACGCCTACGCGGGGCTGCTCGCCGACTGGCGCCCGGTCGCCGCCGGCCTCATCGACCTCGTACCCGGCCCGCTGGGCAAGGGCGAGCTGGACGGGGCGCTGCGGCAGGCGATCCTCGAACGGCTGCCGCGCACCTCGTTCCTGCCGCCCGCCGCCGGGCCGCGCGAGGACGACCCCGACCTGCCCGAGTCGCTGCGCCCCCGCGACGCCGAGGTGGTGGAGGGCGCGGGCACCGAGACCGTGCGCGTCCTCGCCGAGGTGCTGCCGACCCTGCTCCCCGCCGGGCTGGAGCGCCGCGCGGAGCTGCGCACGCTCGGGGTGGCCCGGGTGCCGCTGGCCGACGCGATCGACCGGCTGGCGGGGCTGGAGAAGGCCCCCGGCTGGTGGCGGCGGCTCTACGACAGCCTCGCCGGGGTAGACCCCGACCGGCTGTCCGGCCTGCCCGTCCCCCTGGCGGACGGCCGCACCACCATCGGGCCCCGCCAGGTGCTCCTGCCCTCCGCGGAGGCCGCCTCCCTCGACCCGGAGGTCCTCACCCGCCTCGGCCTGAAGGTCGCCCACCCGGACGCCGCCCACGGCCTCCTGGAGAAGCTCGGCGCCCTCCCGGCCACCCCGCGCGCCGTGCTCACCACCCCGCAGGTCCGGGCCGCCGTCGCCGCGTCCCTGGCGGACGAGGGCGGCACCAACTGGGAGGAGGACGCCCTCGACGCCGACGAACTGGCCGACACCGTCCTCGGTCTGGTCCGCGACGCCGGACTCGACGCCGGGGACGAGCCCTGGCTCGGCGCGCTCGCCCTGCCCGACGAGGACGGCGAACTCTCCCCGGCGGGCGAACTGGTCTTCCCCGGCGGCCCGTTCGCCCGGGTCATGCGCGAGGACGAACTCGCCGCCGTGGACGCGGAGCTGGCCGAGAGGTGGGGCGCGGAGCCGCTGGCCGCCTGCGGCGTACTCGTCACCTTCGCGCTGGTCCGCGCCACCGACGTCGTCCTGGACCCGGACGAACTGGAGCCCCGCGAGGGCGACTTCGCCGAACCGGACGACGCGGGCCTGCTGGACGCCGTGGACGTGTGGAGCGAGGACGTCCTCGACCGCTTCCCGGACAGCCCCGTCCCGCCGGTCGCCACCGAGATCGTCGCCGTGCGCGACCTGGACCTGGTCGACGACGACCGTTGGCCCGAGGCCCTCGCCCTGCTGTCGCGGCCGCCGCTGCGGGACGCGCTGGTCCAGCCGGTGCGCATCCTGCTGCACGACGGCACCCACGAGGTCGTACGGCCCTACACCGCGTGGTGGCTGCGCGGGCACCCGGTGCTCGGCGGACGCCGCCCGGCGGGTCTGCGCGCGGCGGGCGGCGACCCGCTGCTGCGCGGCCTGTACGACGAGGCCGACGCGACCGGCTTCGAGGACGAGCAGGTGCTGCGGGCACTGGGCGTACGCACCTCGGTGGCCGCCCTGCTCGACGAGCCCGGCGGCGCGGCCGAGCTGCTGGACCGCCTCGCCGACCCCGGCCGCCCGGTCACGGCCGCCCAACTGCACGCCCTGTACGGCGCGCTGGCCGAGCTGGACCCGGAACAGGTCACCCTGCCGGACGAGGTGCGGGCCGTGGTCGACGGCCGGGTGGCGGTGGTGGACGCCGCCGACGCCGTGGTGGTGGACTCGCCGGACCTGCTGCCCTTCACCTCGGGCGTGCCGCTGCTGCCCGTACGGCCGGCCCGGGCCGCCGAGCTGGCGGAGCTGTTCCAGGTGCGGCGGCTGAGCGAGTCCGTCACCGGCGGGGTGGACTCCGAGGGCACCGAGCACGACGTACCCGAGCCGGTGCGGGTGCTGCTCGGGGCGCGGACCCCCGCGTCGTACACGGAGCACGAGGAGCTGGTCGTCGACGGAGTGGAGATCGACTGGCGGCTGACGGACGACGGAGTGCTGCACGCCGCGACGCTGGAGGGCGTCGCCGCCGGGCTCGCCTGGGCGGCCGGTCAGTGGCCGCGCCGCTTCGAGGTCGCGGCACTGCTGGAGGACGAGTCGCGCACCGAGGAAATGGCCCGGGACCGGTGGTTCGACTAG
- a CDS encoding cation-translocating P-type ATPase: MTHLDAGDRLGPADSVHALSPATGLTAAGVAERVARGQVNDVPVRSSRSPADIVRANVFTRFNAIIGVLWVIMLFVAPIQDSLFGFVILANTGIGIVQEWRAKKTLDSLALIGEVRPTVRRDGTAVEVGTSDLVLDDVIEIGPGDKVVVDGVCVEADGLEIDESLLTGEADPVVKQPGDQVMSGSFVVAGGGAFQATKVGREAYAAQLAEEASRFTLVQSELRSGISTILKYVTWMMVPSAIGLILSQLVAKDNELDDSVARTVGGIVPMVPEGLVLLTSVAFAIGVIRLGRKQCLVQELPAIEGLARVDTVCLDKTGTLTEGGVDVTELRPLDGADEGYVRTVLGALGESDPRPNASLRAIVDAYPVGEFTEEWRCTESLPFSSARKYSGAAFSEGDGVSSTWLLGAPDVLLAEDHPALAETTLLNERGLRVLLLARATRDLDDPRVAEDVTPTALVVLEQRLRPDAADTLRYFADQDVRAKVISGDNAVSVGAVAAKLGLSGATVDARRLPAEREEMAEALDGGTVFGRVTPQQKRDMVGALQSRGHTVAMTGDGVNDVLALKDADIGVAMGSGSEATRAVAQIVLLDNSFATLPSVVAEGRRVIGNITRVATLFLVKTVYSVLLAILVVCSQVEYPFLPRHLTLLSTLTIGVPAFFLALAPNKERAKPHFVRRVMRYAIPGGAVAGVATFATYLLARQHYAGPGALDAETSAATLTLFLTSMWVLAIVARPYTWWRVVLVAAMGAAFLVVLVVPWLQDFFALKLVGVTMPWTAVGIAAVAATVLELLWRWVDRRVPA, translated from the coding sequence ATGACGCATCTCGACGCGGGCGACCGACTCGGACCCGCGGACTCCGTCCACGCCCTCTCCCCGGCGACCGGGCTGACCGCCGCCGGGGTCGCCGAACGGGTCGCGCGCGGTCAGGTCAACGACGTGCCGGTGCGCAGCAGCCGCTCGCCGGCCGACATCGTCCGCGCCAACGTCTTCACCCGGTTCAACGCGATCATCGGCGTGCTCTGGGTGATCATGCTGTTCGTCGCGCCGATCCAGGACAGCCTGTTCGGCTTCGTGATCCTCGCCAACACCGGCATCGGCATCGTCCAGGAGTGGCGGGCGAAGAAGACCCTCGACTCCCTGGCCCTGATCGGCGAGGTCCGGCCGACCGTGCGCCGGGACGGGACGGCCGTCGAGGTCGGCACCTCGGACCTCGTACTGGACGACGTCATCGAGATCGGCCCCGGCGACAAGGTCGTCGTCGACGGGGTGTGCGTCGAGGCGGACGGCCTGGAGATCGACGAGTCCCTGCTGACCGGCGAGGCCGACCCGGTCGTCAAGCAGCCGGGGGACCAGGTCATGTCCGGCAGCTTCGTGGTCGCGGGCGGCGGCGCGTTCCAGGCGACGAAGGTGGGGCGCGAGGCGTACGCCGCGCAGCTCGCCGAGGAGGCATCCCGCTTCACCCTGGTCCAGTCCGAGCTGCGCTCCGGCATCTCCACGATCCTGAAGTACGTCACCTGGATGATGGTCCCGAGCGCGATCGGCCTGATCCTCAGCCAGTTGGTCGCCAAGGACAACGAACTGGACGACTCCGTCGCGCGGACGGTCGGCGGCATCGTGCCCATGGTCCCCGAGGGCCTCGTCCTGCTCACCTCCGTCGCCTTCGCGATCGGCGTCATCCGCCTCGGCCGCAAGCAGTGCCTCGTCCAGGAACTGCCCGCCATCGAAGGTCTCGCCCGCGTCGACACCGTCTGCCTGGACAAGACCGGCACCCTCACCGAGGGCGGCGTGGACGTCACCGAACTGCGCCCGCTCGACGGTGCCGACGAGGGGTACGTCCGCACGGTGCTCGGCGCCCTCGGCGAGTCCGACCCGCGTCCGAACGCCTCCCTGCGGGCGATCGTCGACGCCTACCCGGTCGGCGAGTTCACCGAGGAGTGGCGCTGCACGGAGTCGCTGCCCTTCTCCTCCGCCCGCAAGTACAGCGGCGCCGCCTTCAGCGAGGGCGACGGCGTCTCCAGCACCTGGCTGCTGGGCGCGCCCGACGTGCTGCTGGCCGAGGACCATCCCGCCCTCGCCGAGACCACCCTCCTCAACGAGCGGGGCCTGCGGGTGCTGCTGCTCGCCCGCGCCACCCGCGACCTGGACGACCCCCGGGTGGCCGAGGACGTCACGCCCACCGCCCTGGTCGTCCTGGAGCAGCGGCTGCGCCCGGACGCCGCCGACACCCTGCGCTACTTCGCCGACCAGGACGTCCGCGCCAAGGTCATCTCCGGCGACAACGCGGTGTCGGTCGGCGCGGTGGCCGCCAAGCTCGGGCTGTCCGGCGCGACCGTCGACGCGCGCCGGCTGCCCGCCGAACGGGAGGAGATGGCCGAGGCGCTCGACGGGGGCACGGTCTTCGGGCGGGTCACGCCGCAGCAGAAGCGGGACATGGTGGGCGCCCTCCAGTCGCGCGGCCACACGGTCGCGATGACCGGCGACGGGGTGAACGACGTCCTCGCACTCAAGGACGCCGACATCGGCGTGGCGATGGGCTCGGGGTCGGAGGCCACCCGGGCGGTCGCGCAGATCGTGCTGCTCGACAACAGCTTCGCCACACTGCCGTCGGTGGTGGCCGAGGGCCGCCGGGTCATCGGCAACATCACCCGGGTCGCGACCCTGTTCCTGGTGAAGACCGTGTACTCGGTGCTGCTGGCGATCCTGGTGGTCTGCTCGCAGGTCGAGTACCCGTTCCTGCCCCGGCACCTCACGCTGCTCTCCACGCTCACCATCGGCGTCCCGGCCTTCTTCCTCGCCCTCGCCCCGAACAAGGAGCGGGCCAAGCCGCACTTCGTACGGCGCGTGATGCGGTACGCGATCCCGGGCGGGGCGGTGGCCGGGGTGGCGACCTTCGCGACGTACCTCCTCGCCCGGCAGCACTACGCGGGTCCGGGGGCGCTGGACGCGGAGACGAGCGCGGCGACGCTGACGCTGTTCCTGACCTCGATGTGGGTGCTGGCGATCGTCGCCCGCCCCTACACCTGGTGGCGGGTGGTGCTGGTGGCGGCGATGGGCGCGGCCTTCCTGGTGGTGCTGGTGGTGCCGTGGCTCCAGGACTTCTTCGCGCTGAAGCTGGTGGGCGTGACGATGCCGTGGACCGCCGTCGGCATCGCGGCGGTGGCGGCGACCGTGCTGGAACTTCTGTGGAGGTGGGTCGACCGCCGCGTACCGGCCTAG
- a CDS encoding DUF2530 domain-containing protein, with protein sequence MTKWTPTHEAPEPLEGPVVSTIIGGTVLWFVLFLVQLPFYGWFEDHGHTWWVWTCLAGAGLGLIGIWYVRRREAALERAEHDTA encoded by the coding sequence ATGACGAAGTGGACACCCACGCACGAGGCGCCGGAGCCCCTGGAGGGCCCCGTGGTGTCGACCATCATCGGCGGCACCGTCCTGTGGTTCGTCCTCTTCCTCGTGCAGTTGCCGTTCTACGGCTGGTTCGAGGACCACGGGCACACCTGGTGGGTGTGGACCTGCCTGGCCGGCGCCGGGCTCGGCCTGATCGGCATCTGGTACGTACGCAGGCGCGAGGCCGCACTCGAGCGGGCGGAGCACGACACCGCCTGA